DNA from Syntrophorhabdaceae bacterium:
CTTGTGGTGACGGACCCCACCAGTGGTTTCAGGGCTGTGAACCGCAAAGCGCTGAAGCTCTTCGCAAACCATTACCCCCAGGATTATCCGGAACCGGAGTCTCTCGTATTTGCCCATAAAAGGAAGTTCAGGATTCTTGAACTGCCCGCGGAGATGAAGAACCGCATGTTCGGCGCCTCTTCGATCACCCGGATCCGGGCTGCCTATTATATGGGTAAGGTACTGCTTGCGATGTTCATCGACCTTTTCAAGAGGATATAGGGGGTATGGCATGCTCCAGATACAAATCGTAATAGGTTGCATAAGCATCGCATTCTTCATCGCCACTTTCGAGCTCATCAGAAAGGAGAGGCTGAGGGAAGAATACGCCATGCTGTGGCTTCTTACTTCGTGCGCAATAGCGGTGCTGAGCCTGTGGCCGGGCCTGGTGGGGATTATCAGCGGGATCACGGGGTTCTATTATCTGACGGCGGTAATGGGCATCATCTTCGTCTTTTTCATATTTCTCCTCATGCACTATTCTATTGCCATCTCCAGGGTGAAGGAAGTAAATAAAGAGCTGATCCAGCGCTACGCCCTTCTGGAGCTCAGACTAAGGAATCTTGAGACTGATAAAGGGGCGGAGCCTATGGCGGAACCGCCGGAACAGTGCAAGACCGCTTAAAGAGGTTGACGCGCATAAGAAGTCTTAAATCGGCAGCCTAGGATATCCGTTCCCCCTGCAGCTCTTCCGCACCGACGTCTATCTTATCATAGAGGGCCTTTCGGCTTATCCCCAAAAGGCGTGCAGCCTTGCTCTTGTTGCCTTTTACCGATCTGAGCACGCTCCGGATATATTCCGCCTCCATATCCGAAAGGGCAAGGATTCTCCCTCCGGCAGGGGTACTCTCCGCGTCCGCCCCGCCCGGCATGGCAGTCAGTATCCCTTCGGCAAAGTCTTCGGCGAGAATCTCCTCCCGTTGATTGCTCATGAGAACCGACCTCTCCACCACATTCGCGAGCTCCCTCACGTTGCCCGGCCATTCGTAAGAGGTTAATACATCCATGGCCTCCCGGGAAAACCGCTTCCTCCTGCTTCCCCGGGAGAATTTACTAAGGAAATAGGAGGCGAGATGAGGAATATCCTCCTTCTTATCTCTCA
Protein-coding regions in this window:
- a CDS encoding DUF2304 domain-containing protein, coding for MLQIQIVIGCISIAFFIATFELIRKERLREEYAMLWLLTSCAIAVLSLWPGLVGIISGITGFYYLTAVMGIIFVFFIFLLMHYSIAISRVKEVNKELIQRYALLELRLRNLETDKGAEPMAEPPEQCKTA